One Faecalicatena sp. Marseille-Q4148 DNA window includes the following coding sequences:
- a CDS encoding ABC transporter ATP-binding protein → MKEYVKLTDVRKVYRMGEVEIAAADGIDFTIEKGEFAVVVGPSGAGKTTVLNILGGMDTATSGEVLVDGVDIAKFNHRQLTAYRRDDIGFVFQFYNLIPNLTALENVELALQICKDPLDAAEVLTEVGLGERLKNFPAQLSGGEQQRVSIARALAKNPKLLLCDEPTGALDYNTGKAILKLLQDTCRKKGMTVILITHNLAIAPMADRVIKIKNGKVSEMNVNPNPVPVETIEW, encoded by the coding sequence ATGAAAGAATATGTAAAACTGACGGATGTCAGGAAAGTATATCGTATGGGAGAAGTTGAGATTGCAGCGGCAGACGGAATTGATTTCACGATTGAAAAAGGAGAATTTGCTGTTGTGGTAGGACCAAGCGGTGCGGGAAAGACGACAGTGCTGAATATTCTTGGAGGAATGGATACAGCTACAAGTGGTGAAGTGCTTGTGGATGGTGTTGATATCGCAAAATTTAATCACAGACAATTAACTGCCTACCGGAGAGATGATATTGGTTTTGTATTCCAGTTTTACAATCTGATACCGAACTTGACAGCGCTTGAAAATGTGGAGCTGGCGCTTCAGATCTGTAAAGATCCTCTGGATGCAGCAGAGGTATTGACGGAAGTCGGACTTGGAGAACGACTGAAGAACTTTCCGGCACAGCTGTCGGGAGGAGAACAGCAGAGAGTTTCCATTGCCAGAGCTTTGGCGAAGAATCCGAAGCTTCTTCTTTGCGATGAGCCGACAGGAGCGCTTGATTACAACACAGGAAAAGCTATTTTAAAACTTTTGCAGGATACATGCAGGAAAAAGGGGATGACGGTTATCCTGATTACACATAATCTTGCCATTGCACCGATGGCAGACCGGGTAATTAAGATTAAGAATGGTAAGGTGTCAGAGATGAATGTGAATCCGAATCCGGTTCCGGTGGAAACAATCGAGTGGTAA
- a CDS encoding FtsX-like permease family protein: MKKRAMEKDFWMEIKKSRGRFLSIFLIVALGVSFFSGIRAAEPDMRLSGDAYFDEQNLMDLKVLGTLGITEEDLEEIEALSTVEKVEGGYSIDVLCNVGERQKVLHVMSMLPTMNSIVVEEGRLPKTKEECLVDVDFLTANGYEIGDQIHLESGRVEEDLSESLKTDTYTIVGSGSSPCYISFGRGSTQIGTGEISGFLAVMPEAFAMDVYTEAYAAVKGAEEETAFTDGYEKKVDCAEKDIEKIQDLRCEARYEEVTGEAREKLAEAKEELADGKAETAGELAKAAQKIADGEKELQDGSRQLADGQKALKAARELLITKQKELDKGRETYETGLAQYEAGRREYEAKKAEFYEQLPGLEQEIAAGEAELEAKLAEARAQLDEQWANYEKLDNVIKDTKAALEELQKKLEEAKEEEAAAWLLEQMKKLLPQMKESLAKLQEQIVIKQQELQQIERELEDISQAKSSISDEIAGLEKELAALYEERNALEQAGEMIPEELLSEIASQEAALAQKQSELQMWEAKFVEGKAREEAVKKELDSLETSAVFLKEQIDLVTNAKPEDLEEIGKVIAGLQEEIKKLQEFLEEKGDLSAFREQLEAGEAELAAQAEAGRAQLASARQQLEEGKAAIIAAGNKLDTSKKELDTAYRTIVSGQQQINAGWKALRENEQTLKDAKASLTAGEEELALGKSEYEDGKQKAEEKFREAEAEIAKAEKEIEEIAEPEWYLMTRDSLTEYGGYGDNAERMRAIGKVFPVLFFLVAALISLTTMTRMVEEQRTQIGTLKALGYSKLEIAGKYLNYALLASVGGSIVGVLFGEKVFPFIIVYAYKIMYKHIPHIVIPYHLSYGVMATLAAVACTFLATLISCYRELASTPAVLMRPPAPKEGKRILLERITFLWKHFSFIWKSTFRNLIRYKKRFFMTIFGIGGCMALMLVGFGLKDSIYCILDLQYQEVQEYDGAVYLKENASPSGKEALVDYLDHNDEIGQTAELYMKMITVEHGKETQEPYLTVVKNKEEFEKLVHFRDRLTGETYEIRDDGVMLSEKLASMLEVKRGDTITIVNEERGNREVKVTDICENYLGHYIYMSGAYYKELYGEEAVYNCFYFDQKEYNEAKLQKIGEDVLAYPDVLNISYADTMRAQMDDMLRSLNLVIVVLIISAGALAFIVLYNLNNINITERQRELATLKVLGFYDKEVGAYVYRENILLTIIGAFVGCGLGWLLHRYVIVTVEVEEVMFGRQIDFSSFVYSFLFTVGFSLIVNFVMYFKLKKIDMVESLKSVE; the protein is encoded by the coding sequence ATGAAGAAAAGAGCAATGGAAAAAGATTTCTGGATGGAAATTAAAAAAAGCCGGGGACGTTTTTTATCTATCTTTCTGATTGTGGCTCTGGGTGTATCATTTTTTTCTGGAATCCGTGCGGCAGAGCCGGATATGCGGCTGTCCGGGGATGCGTATTTTGACGAACAGAATTTGATGGATTTGAAAGTGCTTGGCACACTTGGCATTACTGAAGAAGACTTAGAAGAAATAGAAGCGCTTTCCACTGTAGAAAAGGTGGAAGGCGGATACAGTATCGATGTACTCTGTAATGTGGGAGAGCGGCAGAAAGTACTCCATGTGATGTCAATGCTTCCGACAATGAACAGCATTGTTGTGGAAGAAGGACGTCTGCCAAAGACGAAAGAAGAATGTCTGGTAGATGTGGATTTTCTTACTGCAAATGGATACGAAATCGGAGATCAAATCCATTTGGAGTCCGGGCGTGTGGAAGAAGATCTGTCAGAATCTTTGAAGACAGATACATATACGATTGTCGGTTCCGGAAGCAGTCCATGTTATATTTCCTTTGGAAGGGGAAGCACACAGATCGGCACCGGAGAGATCAGCGGTTTTCTTGCAGTGATGCCGGAAGCCTTTGCTATGGATGTTTACACAGAGGCATATGCAGCTGTAAAAGGGGCGGAAGAAGAAACTGCATTTACAGATGGCTATGAAAAGAAGGTAGACTGTGCAGAGAAAGACATTGAGAAGATTCAGGATCTGCGATGCGAAGCGCGGTATGAGGAAGTGACCGGCGAGGCAAGGGAGAAGCTGGCAGAGGCGAAAGAAGAGCTGGCAGACGGAAAGGCTGAGACGGCAGGAGAGCTTGCAAAAGCGGCGCAGAAGATTGCGGACGGAGAGAAAGAGCTTCAGGATGGAAGCCGGCAGCTGGCAGATGGACAGAAAGCTTTAAAGGCAGCAAGAGAACTTCTGATTACGAAGCAGAAAGAACTGGATAAAGGGCGGGAAACCTATGAGACCGGACTGGCGCAATATGAGGCCGGACGCAGGGAATATGAGGCGAAGAAAGCTGAATTTTATGAACAACTGCCGGGACTTGAGCAGGAGATTGCAGCAGGGGAGGCAGAACTTGAGGCGAAACTTGCCGAAGCAAGAGCGCAGCTGGATGAACAGTGGGCAAACTATGAGAAGCTTGATAACGTGATCAAAGATACGAAAGCAGCGCTTGAGGAACTTCAGAAAAAGTTGGAGGAGGCAAAGGAAGAAGAGGCGGCAGCATGGCTTCTGGAACAGATGAAGAAACTGCTTCCGCAGATGAAAGAAAGCCTTGCAAAACTGCAGGAACAGATTGTTATAAAACAACAGGAACTTCAGCAGATAGAAAGAGAGTTGGAAGACATTTCCCAGGCAAAGAGCAGCATTTCCGATGAAATAGCCGGATTGGAGAAGGAACTTGCAGCGCTGTATGAGGAACGAAATGCGCTAGAGCAGGCGGGAGAAATGATTCCGGAAGAATTGCTTTCAGAAATTGCTTCACAGGAGGCAGCATTGGCTCAGAAGCAATCAGAACTTCAAATGTGGGAAGCAAAATTTGTTGAGGGGAAAGCAAGAGAAGAAGCGGTGAAAAAAGAGCTGGACAGCCTGGAAACGTCCGCTGTATTTCTAAAAGAACAAATAGACCTTGTGACGAATGCAAAACCAGAAGATCTTGAAGAAATCGGTAAGGTAATTGCCGGGCTTCAGGAAGAGATCAAAAAACTGCAGGAATTTCTGGAAGAAAAAGGAGATTTAAGTGCATTTCGGGAACAGTTAGAAGCAGGAGAGGCAGAACTTGCTGCCCAGGCAGAAGCCGGGAGAGCGCAGCTGGCCAGTGCAAGACAGCAGCTGGAAGAGGGGAAAGCCGCTATTATTGCAGCGGGAAATAAACTGGATACTTCTAAGAAAGAGTTGGATACAGCTTACCGGACGATTGTAAGCGGTCAACAGCAGATCAATGCCGGCTGGAAAGCGCTTCGGGAGAACGAACAGACATTAAAAGATGCGAAGGCAAGTCTGACGGCGGGAGAAGAAGAGCTGGCACTTGGTAAGAGTGAGTATGAAGACGGAAAGCAAAAGGCCGAAGAAAAGTTCCGGGAAGCTGAAGCGGAGATTGCGAAGGCGGAGAAAGAGATTGAAGAAATCGCTGAACCGGAATGGTATCTTATGACAAGAGACTCTTTGACGGAGTATGGCGGTTATGGAGATAATGCGGAACGTATGAGGGCGATCGGAAAGGTATTCCCGGTGTTGTTCTTCCTTGTAGCAGCGCTGATCAGTCTGACGACAATGACAAGAATGGTAGAAGAGCAGAGAACCCAGATCGGTACATTAAAAGCGCTCGGCTACAGCAAGTTGGAAATCGCAGGCAAATACTTGAATTATGCGCTTCTGGCATCGGTTGGAGGCAGCATTGTGGGAGTGCTCTTTGGTGAGAAAGTCTTTCCATTTATTATTGTATATGCATATAAGATTATGTATAAACACATTCCGCATATCGTAATTCCGTATCATCTTTCTTACGGGGTTATGGCAACACTGGCAGCAGTGGCATGTACATTTTTAGCAACACTGATTTCCTGTTATCGGGAGTTGGCATCAACGCCGGCTGTACTGATGCGTCCGCCTGCACCGAAAGAGGGAAAACGTATTCTCTTAGAGCGGATTACATTTTTATGGAAGCATTTCAGCTTTATCTGGAAATCAACTTTCCGAAATCTCATCCGCTATAAGAAACGGTTTTTTATGACGATTTTTGGAATCGGGGGCTGTATGGCGCTGATGCTTGTGGGATTTGGACTGAAAGATTCTATTTATTGTATACTGGATCTGCAATATCAGGAAGTGCAGGAATATGACGGAGCAGTATATTTGAAGGAGAATGCTTCTCCAAGCGGGAAAGAGGCGCTTGTGGATTATCTGGATCACAATGACGAGATCGGACAGACAGCAGAGCTTTATATGAAAATGATTACCGTAGAACATGGGAAGGAAACACAGGAACCCTATCTTACTGTTGTAAAGAATAAAGAAGAGTTTGAAAAACTGGTGCATTTCCGGGATCGACTGACAGGGGAAACTTATGAAATCCGGGATGATGGTGTGATGTTAAGTGAAAAACTGGCATCGATGCTGGAAGTAAAGCGCGGTGATACCATTACGATTGTAAATGAAGAGCGTGGAAACCGGGAAGTTAAAGTCACAGATATTTGTGAAAACTATCTGGGACATTACATTTACATGAGCGGTGCGTATTACAAGGAGCTGTACGGAGAAGAGGCAGTGTACAATTGTTTCTATTTTGACCAGAAAGAATATAACGAGGCAAAGCTTCAGAAGATTGGAGAAGATGTACTTGCTTATCCGGATGTGCTGAATATCAGCTATGCAGATACAATGCGTGCACAGATGGACGATATGCTTCGGAGTCTGAATCTTGTTATTGTAGTATTGATCATTTCCGCAGGTGCGCTGGCATTTATCGTGCTGTACAATCTGAATAATATCAACATTACTGAACGGCAAAGAGAACTGGCTACCTTGAAGGTACTCGGATTTTATGACAAAGAAGTAGGAGCCTACGTCTACAGAGAAAATATACTTTTAACAATCATCGGAGCCTTTGTCGGATGCGGACTTGGATGGCTTCTTCACAGATATGTGATTGTCACTGTGGAAGTAGAAGAAGTAATGTTTGGCCGTCAGATTGATTTTTCAAGTTTTGTGTACAGCTTTTTGTTTACCGTGGGCTTTTCTCTTATTGTCAATTTTGTGATGTATTTTAAACTGAAGAAGATTGACATGGTAGAATCTTTAAAGAGCGTAGAATAA
- a CDS encoding diaminopimelate epimerase → MKFTKMQGLGNDYVYVNCFKETIPNPPETARFVSDRHFGIGSDGLIMIHPSEKADFEMEMYNADGSRGEMCGNGIRCVGKFVYDYGLTDQTEIAVETLAGIKYLHLTVEDGKAVEIRVDMGSPVLDADEIPVVSRNEQVVDEPIVVDGREYRMTAVSMGNPHTVVFVEDVKGLNLEKIGPKFEQHERFPQRVNTEFARVLDRRTVEMRVWERGSGETLACGTGACAVAVACILNELTEDEVTVKLLGGDLKIQWDREENKVYMTGPAEIVFEGEISI, encoded by the coding sequence ATGAAATTTACGAAGATGCAGGGATTGGGAAATGATTATGTTTATGTGAATTGTTTCAAAGAAACGATTCCGAATCCACCGGAGACAGCACGTTTTGTCAGCGACCGGCATTTTGGAATTGGTTCAGATGGACTGATTATGATTCATCCGTCTGAGAAGGCTGATTTTGAAATGGAAATGTATAATGCAGATGGAAGCCGGGGAGAGATGTGCGGTAATGGAATCCGCTGTGTTGGGAAATTTGTCTATGATTATGGCCTGACAGATCAGACCGAAATTGCTGTTGAGACACTGGCAGGAATCAAATATTTGCATCTGACTGTGGAAGATGGAAAAGCAGTTGAGATTCGGGTAGATATGGGGAGTCCGGTGCTGGATGCAGATGAAATTCCGGTTGTATCCAGGAATGAACAGGTGGTGGATGAGCCAATTGTTGTAGATGGAAGAGAATACCGAATGACAGCAGTTTCCATGGGAAATCCGCACACCGTTGTATTTGTAGAAGATGTGAAAGGCTTGAACCTTGAAAAGATCGGACCGAAATTTGAACAGCATGAGCGTTTCCCGCAGCGTGTAAATACAGAATTTGCGCGGGTGCTGGATCGCAGAACAGTAGAAATGCGCGTTTGGGAAAGAGGCTCCGGTGAGACGCTGGCTTGTGGAACAGGAGCCTGTGCAGTTGCCGTAGCGTGTATTTTGAATGAATTGACAGAGGATGAGGTAACTGTGAAACTTCTTGGAGGAGATCTTAAAATTCAGTGGGATCGAGAAGAAAATAAGGTATATATGACCGGTCCGGCGGAGATTGTATTTGAGGGAGAAATCTCTATTTAA
- a CDS encoding sensor histidine kinase, giving the protein MIQHHSFSNATWKTSFLLSLLIAIAAQFQISLFDASFRISVGIICIPVFLFLFDDISLPAITFFSGGAVFLSRVLQYLIEQNTFDGALVSCFPEMFFYITYGLLLTLFARRRRTFFKRFSDFFYFILMDYAANFVELLLRSNVSSFHISTQASILLIAVIRSCIIWLFLSLLQRYHLVLLKQEHAERYQKLMLLISKLNGEVIWMKKNTELIENTMNTSYRLFHELKRVEADEELTKTALSVAKDIHEIKKEYNLILRGISDALDMNVQDEGMYMREILHIVESSFHGSPLLKHRSFELLTDFPPKLYTDKHYFFMSIFRNLFTNALEAAEEDSNVVIQLKIHEQDGNYLIEICDNGPGIAKEDLPEIFHPGFSTKINYSTGEISRGLGLNLVQDLITSQLHGSICVASRPGNTTFTIQIPKNELEANS; this is encoded by the coding sequence ATGATACAGCATCATTCCTTTTCAAACGCAACATGGAAAACATCTTTTTTGCTCAGTCTTCTCATTGCCATCGCAGCTCAGTTTCAGATCAGTCTGTTTGATGCCAGTTTTCGTATTTCCGTTGGAATCATATGTATTCCGGTGTTTTTATTTCTCTTCGATGATATTTCTCTTCCGGCAATTACCTTTTTCTCCGGCGGAGCTGTATTTTTATCAAGAGTTCTTCAATATCTAATAGAACAGAATACCTTTGACGGCGCATTGGTCAGTTGCTTTCCGGAAATGTTTTTCTACATCACATACGGTCTGCTTCTTACATTGTTTGCCCGGCGCAGACGTACCTTTTTCAAACGGTTTTCCGATTTTTTCTATTTTATATTGATGGATTACGCCGCTAACTTTGTAGAATTGCTTTTGCGTTCTAATGTTTCCTCATTCCACATTTCTACCCAGGCAAGTATTCTTCTAATCGCCGTGATCCGCTCCTGCATCATCTGGCTTTTCCTCTCACTGCTGCAGAGATATCATCTTGTTCTCTTAAAGCAGGAACATGCCGAGCGTTATCAGAAGCTTATGCTCCTCATTTCCAAACTGAATGGAGAAGTCATCTGGATGAAAAAGAACACGGAACTCATCGAAAATACAATGAATACATCTTACCGCCTTTTCCACGAACTAAAACGGGTGGAAGCAGATGAGGAACTAACAAAGACCGCGCTTAGCGTTGCGAAAGACATTCATGAAATCAAAAAAGAATACAACTTAATCCTGCGCGGCATTTCCGACGCTCTGGACATGAATGTACAGGATGAAGGCATGTATATGCGGGAGATTCTTCATATTGTAGAATCTTCTTTCCACGGAAGCCCGCTTCTCAAACACCGCAGCTTTGAGCTTTTAACGGACTTCCCGCCAAAACTTTATACTGACAAGCACTATTTCTTTATGTCCATTTTTCGTAATCTTTTTACAAATGCGCTCGAGGCTGCAGAAGAAGATTCTAACGTAGTAATCCAGCTAAAGATTCACGAACAGGACGGTAATTATTTGATAGAAATATGTGACAACGGACCGGGTATTGCCAAAGAAGATCTGCCGGAAATCTTCCATCCGGGATTTTCTACAAAGATCAACTATTCCACCGGCGAGATCAGCCGCGGGCTCGGACTGAATCTGGTACAAGATCTGATTACAAGCCAGCTTCACGGATCTATCTGTGTTGCATCCAGACCCGGCAATACTACTTTCACAATTCAAATTCCAAAGAATGAACTGGAGGCTAATTCATGA
- the mgrA gene encoding L-glyceraldehyde 3-phosphate reductase, with the protein MTYIADEKRYEKMQYRRSGKSGLKLPEVSLGLWHNFGTNDDFENMREMCKAAFDAGITHFDLANNYGPVPGSAEENFGRIINGDLKPYRDELVISTKAGYEMWPGPYGDGGSRKYLLSSLDQSLKRMKLEYVDIFYHHRMDKETPLEESMEALNTAVKSGKALYAGISNYDAKTTKKAMKMLKKLNCPFVINQVRYSIFDRWIEEDGLKTFAEENGCGLIAFSPLAQGLLTDKYLHGIPEDSRIRRDGRFLKESALTEERLEMIRELNELAKNREQTLAQMSLSWILKDRALTSVLIGASKPEQIVENVKIVGKKDFTQEELKRIDCICKGKKLHNRREKE; encoded by the coding sequence ATGACATATATCGCAGATGAGAAGCGTTATGAGAAAATGCAGTATCGGCGCAGCGGAAAAAGCGGATTAAAACTTCCGGAAGTATCCCTTGGGTTATGGCATAACTTCGGAACGAATGACGATTTTGAAAATATGAGAGAAATGTGCAAGGCAGCATTTGATGCAGGAATTACACATTTTGATCTGGCGAATAATTATGGGCCGGTTCCGGGAAGTGCGGAAGAAAATTTCGGCCGGATAATTAATGGAGATTTGAAACCATATCGGGATGAGCTTGTGATCAGTACGAAAGCAGGATATGAAATGTGGCCGGGACCATACGGAGACGGCGGAAGCAGGAAATATCTGCTGTCAAGTCTGGATCAGAGCCTAAAGCGGATGAAACTTGAGTATGTGGATATTTTTTATCATCATCGGATGGATAAAGAGACACCTCTGGAGGAAAGCATGGAAGCGCTCAATACTGCTGTGAAGAGCGGAAAAGCGCTTTATGCGGGAATTTCCAACTATGATGCCAAAACAACAAAAAAAGCAATGAAGATGTTGAAGAAGCTGAACTGTCCCTTTGTGATCAATCAGGTTAGATATTCTATATTTGATCGTTGGATTGAGGAGGATGGTCTGAAAACATTTGCAGAAGAAAATGGATGTGGTCTGATCGCATTTAGTCCGTTGGCACAGGGACTTCTGACGGACAAATACCTGCACGGAATCCCGGAGGACAGCAGGATACGCCGCGATGGAAGGTTTTTGAAAGAAAGTGCGCTTACAGAAGAACGGCTGGAAATGATTCGGGAACTGAATGAGTTGGCGAAAAATCGGGAACAGACGCTGGCGCAGATGTCGTTGTCATGGATTCTAAAAGATCGGGCATTGACAAGTGTTTTGATTGGCGCATCAAAGCCGGAGCAGATTGTGGAAAATGTAAAAATTGTTGGAAAAAAAGACTTTACTCAGGAGGAGTTGAAGAGAATCGACTGCATCTGTAAAGGAAAGAAACTGCACAACAGAAGAGAAAAAGAATAA
- a CDS encoding response regulator — MNFYLVDDDSNIRNILKLIIRDRKLGNVCGSCGDPVEALEDISFAHPDIVIVDLLMPEMDGISFVSKLKQTNPDIAFIMLSQVSSKDMISDAYESGIEFYIHKPINSVEVESVIRTVCQTVTMRQTLEKMQSLLSHDLKQLSNHTAANVKQTEKKYITKLKNVLQKLGIIGEIGSKDIIALIDFLVEHGQTVDDSTLNELCGQFSDNPKSVEQRIRRAANAGMVNLAHLGLEDYSNDIFMEYSTTLYNFEQVRKEMDFIRGKSDKHGNVKIKNFLNALMLYSQN; from the coding sequence ATGAATTTTTATTTAGTAGATGATGATTCCAATATTAGAAATATTTTAAAATTAATCATCCGGGATCGAAAACTCGGAAATGTCTGCGGTTCCTGCGGTGATCCCGTGGAAGCTCTTGAAGACATTTCATTTGCCCATCCGGATATTGTAATTGTCGATCTTTTAATGCCGGAAATGGACGGAATCAGCTTTGTAAGCAAGCTAAAGCAGACGAATCCTGATATTGCTTTTATCATGCTTTCTCAGGTTTCCTCCAAAGATATGATTTCCGATGCCTATGAGAGCGGCATTGAATTTTATATTCACAAACCAATCAACAGTGTCGAGGTGGAAAGCGTCATCCGAACAGTCTGCCAGACTGTTACCATGCGCCAGACATTGGAAAAGATGCAGTCTCTTCTCAGCCACGACCTAAAACAACTTTCCAATCATACTGCCGCCAATGTAAAACAAACAGAGAAGAAATATATCACGAAGCTAAAAAATGTTCTTCAAAAGCTTGGCATCATAGGAGAGATCGGAAGCAAAGATATTATTGCTCTTATAGACTTTCTTGTAGAGCATGGACAAACGGTAGATGACTCTACTTTAAATGAACTCTGCGGACAGTTCAGCGATAATCCAAAATCTGTAGAACAGCGCATCCGCCGGGCTGCGAATGCCGGCATGGTCAACCTTGCTCATCTTGGACTGGAAGATTATTCAAATGATATTTTTATGGAGTATTCTACAACGCTTTATAACTTTGAACAGGTTCGAAAAGAAATGGATTTTATACGCGGCAAATCCGACAAGCATGGGAACGTAAAAATCAAGAACTTTTTAAATGCATTAATGCTGTATAGCCAGAACTAA
- a CDS encoding PTS sugar transporter subunit IIC, translating into MMTILSGVGLLLLTLAAFSLFSMKAPKGSQAMSGMANAAIATFLVEAIHSYITGDLLNLEFFKTVGTTSGSLGGVAAAIAVPLSMGANPVLAISAGVAIGSYGILPGFVAGYVVGLISPLLEKKLPEGLNVIVGALVVAPLAHFVAFAVNPVVNATLVKIGGTITAAAEQSPLVMGFLLGGIMKMICTSPLSSMALTAMLGLKGLAMGIAAIACFGGSFTNGLIFHKLKLGDKSNVMAVMLEPLTQAPIITANPIPIYGSNFFGGGLAGIAAAALGIINNAPGTASPIPGLLAPFAFNPPLKVVAALVLGAIGGSIAGLVGAMIFKNHKVNVNK; encoded by the coding sequence ATGATGACTATTCTTAGTGGAGTAGGTTTACTCCTGTTAACTCTGGCTGCTTTCTCCTTATTCAGTATGAAAGCACCAAAAGGCTCACAGGCTATGAGCGGTATGGCTAACGCCGCTATCGCAACATTCCTCGTAGAAGCGATTCACAGCTATATTACGGGCGATCTTTTAAATCTGGAATTCTTTAAGACAGTTGGTACAACTTCCGGAAGTCTTGGCGGCGTTGCTGCTGCAATCGCTGTACCGCTCAGTATGGGTGCGAATCCGGTTCTTGCGATTTCTGCCGGTGTTGCAATCGGTTCATACGGCATTCTTCCGGGCTTCGTTGCCGGATATGTAGTAGGACTTATTTCTCCGCTTCTTGAGAAGAAACTGCCAGAAGGTCTGAACGTAATCGTAGGAGCGCTCGTTGTCGCACCGCTTGCACATTTCGTAGCATTCGCTGTTAACCCGGTTGTTAACGCTACACTTGTTAAAATCGGCGGAACAATTACTGCTGCAGCTGAACAGTCTCCTCTTGTAATGGGATTCTTACTCGGTGGAATCATGAAGATGATCTGTACCTCTCCGCTTAGCTCTATGGCATTGACTGCTATGCTCGGACTGAAAGGCCTTGCAATGGGTATCGCAGCAATCGCTTGCTTCGGTGGTTCCTTTACAAATGGACTTATTTTCCACAAATTAAAACTTGGTGACAAGAGCAACGTTATGGCTGTTATGTTAGAACCTCTGACACAGGCGCCTATCATCACTGCCAATCCGATTCCGATTTATGGTTCCAACTTCTTCGGAGGAGGTCTTGCCGGTATCGCCGCTGCCGCACTTGGAATTATCAACAACGCGCCTGGAACAGCATCTCCAATTCCTGGACTGCTCGCTCCATTCGCATTCAACCCACCGCTGAAGGTTGTTGCCGCACTTGTTTTAGGTGCAATTGGCGGATCCATCGCCGGTTTGGTTGGCGCTATGATTTTCAAAAATCATAAAGTAAACGTAAATAAATAA
- a CDS encoding GNAT family N-acetyltransferase, whose protein sequence is MEDLRIVPADTAELLYNIEALADDIWHEYLTPVLGQPQVDYMLENFQSVDAINSQIMNGYEYFVLIYEYLMAGYVGMKEEDRTLFLSGLYIHEECQGNHIATNVFQFLLGICRKRNLNCIRLTCSKKNSKALEVFKHLGFSVVEEQLTDIGGGFSTDDYILEYALTD, encoded by the coding sequence ATGGAAGATTTACGCATTGTTCCTGCTGACACAGCAGAACTTCTCTACAATATTGAAGCATTAGCAGATGATATCTGGCACGAATACCTCACTCCGGTCCTCGGTCAGCCGCAAGTAGATTACATGCTTGAGAACTTTCAGTCTGTCGATGCGATCAACAGCCAGATCATGAACGGCTATGAATATTTTGTTTTAATCTACGAATACTTAATGGCAGGATATGTTGGCATGAAAGAAGAAGACCGTACCCTCTTCCTAAGCGGACTTTACATCCATGAAGAATGTCAGGGCAATCATATTGCCACAAATGTTTTTCAGTTTCTGCTCGGTATCTGCCGTAAACGCAATCTGAACTGTATCCGGCTTACATGCAGTAAGAAGAATAGCAAAGCGCTTGAAGTCTTCAAACATCTTGGATTTTCTGTTGTCGAGGAACAACTGACTGACATCGGAGGCGGTTTTTCTACTGATGATTACATCCTGGAATATGCTCTTACTGACTAA
- a CDS encoding histidine phosphatase family protein yields MKIIFIRHGEPDYSIDSLTEKGWREAYALAERIQKWEVKEFYVSPLGRAQDTAKAGMSKLDRQAVTLDWLEEFRARVDEPISGRRKVPWDFFPEHWTKDDRYYERDHWTEGDIMTAEVKAVYEETCQGLDALLESYGYVREGRYYRAEKHNDDTIVLFCHMGIIAAMMCHLTGIPMPLLMHGFFLAPTSVSVVQTEERKDDIAYFRCQVFGDTRHLHDANEPISSSGYYAEAFQG; encoded by the coding sequence ATGAAGATTATTTTTATTAGACATGGTGAGCCGGATTATTCGATTGATTCACTGACGGAAAAAGGCTGGCGTGAGGCATATGCATTGGCAGAGCGGATTCAGAAGTGGGAAGTGAAGGAGTTTTATGTTTCACCGCTTGGCAGAGCCCAGGATACAGCAAAGGCGGGAATGAGTAAACTTGACCGGCAGGCAGTAACGCTGGACTGGCTTGAAGAATTTCGCGCCAGAGTAGATGAGCCGATCAGCGGCAGAAGAAAAGTACCGTGGGATTTCTTTCCGGAACACTGGACAAAGGATGACCGTTATTATGAGCGGGATCATTGGACAGAAGGAGATATTATGACAGCGGAAGTAAAAGCTGTATATGAAGAAACATGTCAGGGGCTGGATGCGCTCCTGGAGTCTTATGGATATGTAAGAGAGGGAAGATATTATCGGGCAGAAAAACATAATGACGATACGATTGTACTCTTCTGTCATATGGGAATTATCGCGGCTATGATGTGCCATCTGACGGGAATCCCAATGCCGCTTCTAATGCATGGATTTTTCCTGGCGCCAACGTCTGTCAGTGTCGTTCAGACAGAGGAGAGAAAAGATGATATTGCATATTTTCGCTGTCAGGTGTTTGGAGATACCCGGCATCTTCATGATGCGAACGAACCGATTTCGTCTTCAGGATATTATGCAGAAGCATTTCAGGGGTAA